The following is a genomic window from Chryseobacterium sp. StRB126.
AACAAGATTAATGCAAAATACCAAATATCCGAAAGCGGAAAAACTCAAAAAAAATACAGAGATCGGTTTACTTTTTGAAAAAGGTAAATGGCGGACTTCTGGAAATCTGAGAATCATTATTCTGAAAGATAAACCCACCACCCCAATTGAAAGCGGAAAGTTTGGAGTTTCTGTTTCTAAAAGATATTTCAAAAAAGCGGTTCACAGAAACCGTATTAAAAGGTTGTTAAGAGAGTGCTATCGATTAAATAAAGGTTTATTCAAAGAATCTTTTGGGGAAAAAACTATAGCCATGCTATTTTGGGTTTCTTCAGAAATGCCACAAAAATTTCAGGATGTGGAAGCACAATTTATCAAGCTTTGCGAGACTCAGAAAAAATAATTTTTTATAGAGAAGCCTAACGGTTAGGATAATATTTAATTTTCTCCCACAGACAACACAGATTAGCACAAATCATACTTTAAAAACATTCCTAAATATCTGTGAAAATGCGCGATAATCTGTGGTTGCTATTTCTTCACAGATTCTATTTTTCATACGTTATATTTTTTACCACAGATTATACAGATGGACACTAATGATTGCGTATATAAGCTTCTATAAAGTCTATATTTTATAGGTTTTTATATTTGTTGATAACACTAAACTATGTATCTCATAACCTAAGCCCTGAACCTCACAACTTACTGATTTCAAATCTCGCATACTTTTTGTAGTTTTATAGGAAACAATAAATCTGAAAATTAATATGTTGGATCAAGTTCCCTATTTTTCGTATGTC
Proteins encoded in this region:
- the rnpA gene encoding ribonuclease P protein component → MQNTKYPKAEKLKKNTEIGLLFEKGKWRTSGNLRIIILKDKPTTPIESGKFGVSVSKRYFKKAVHRNRIKRLLRECYRLNKGLFKESFGEKTIAMLFWVSSEMPQKFQDVEAQFIKLCETQKK